Genomic window (Phragmites australis chromosome 5, lpPhrAust1.1, whole genome shotgun sequence):
GACTAAAAGGTTTATCTTTCTTGTACCTTCAAACGCCGGAAAGCTAATATCTGAGCTTTGAGTACATGAAGTTGATGTTTTGTAAAACCCATGTGGGGCCGAGCACCTTGAGTCGGGGCCTGTGATCCTCCTGTTTCACTAGGAGTTGCTGCGGGAGCAGCAGCTTGGTTAGGCTGATGCATCTGTCTCACATACTGCATCTGCACCGCTTCTGAATTTGCCAGGGCATTTTTTGAATTGGACTGCTCAGGAACCTTATTCACATGCCCAGAACTTTGGGGCATCTGCATCGTTTGCCCACCATTGCCCGCTGTCATGGGTGGCCTCACAGCCCTGTCATTTTCCCTTTTATGGGCAGATAACTGTTGTTGCAACTGCAAGTTGCTCAGATTCGCTATCTTGGCCTCTTCTCCACCAGAAACCGAGGAGCTCGGGGGGAGGGGCTGCCGGGGCTTCAATGGGGCACCCTGACCGGGAACATTCCCATGTCCTGGGGTATCACTGTTCACCTGCGAGGGCGatgcttgctgctgctgcgcagCCATACTGGCCTCATTCTGCTTCTGCATGGCTGCCATCCTGTTGGACTGCCAGATCGGTAGGAGTTGAGAAATCATACTCATGTTTGCAGGATTGGACAGGTCAACGTTGTTCTCCTTTGCCCAGGCTTGGATGGCTTGAAACTGGGGTGGTGTTAACGTGTTACCACCAACGCTACCCATGCCCACCTGGCCTTGCACTGGCTGCATGGACCTGATCATACCCGCTGGTGGCATCTGATGTCCAGGTATTCCCTGCGGAGGCATAGGAGGCCTCATATCACCACTTCTCTGCTCATTATTGCTTGGATGTCCCTGCTCTTTCTGCTTCTCTGCCTGCTGAAGATGCTCGGAATGTCTCTTAAACATCTGGGCCTGAAGAGACAAAAGCTCCTGCATCTTTGCAGGGTTGTTAACCATATCCTGGTCCCTTGTAGATGGACCGGCCATATTCATTTTGGCCTGCTGCTGTTGTTGATGCTGCTGGAGGAGCATCCCGTGGgacttctgctgctgctgctgcatcatcgCAAACTTCAGGTAAGCTTGCTGCTGCATTGCAACCTGGTTGTTCACTTGACCTCCAACCATTCCCTGTGGTCCACCGGTCTGGAGCAGGTTCCTCTGCCCCTGGAACGGTGGCACCGGGCCTGGGGACTGAGGGAAGCTGGTGCCGCCCCCTACTCCCATCATACCGTGCGGTGCGCCAGATTGGTAGGCTTGCTGCTGTTCCTGGTGATGCATCATTCCCTGCAGCAGAAGTGACCTGTTCAGAAGTGCAAAACCACACAAAACCAGGAACCAACAGAACCGGATTGGAGTATTGCATCAAGACAACAAGCCAAAAAATCGATTAAAGCTTCAAGAATTCTGtaaaaacaaaacaacaatGCGCATCAACCACACAAAAGAACCGAAGTTGCCCAAATCCCTCCAGAACCCAAACTGAATCATGACAGAAATCCGAATTAGACAGCTATTCAAACCCAAGCCGAGACACTCGATGAACATGACGACGCATACATCCAAGCTCAAATCGCATAGAACCCCGCCACCCGAAGAACACGAAGAGACGAGACAAGACAACCAACCGGACGAACTGACACTCCACCTCCGCAGGGGAAGGAGACCTCGCTACCGTTTGCGGAAGCCCACGTAAAGACGACGCCTTTTCGCCACGCACGCCAGATTTTTTTTCCCCCGAATCCCAACAACCACAAGCGCGCGCAGAAGCACGGTTCCCCACCAATCACATCGCCCCCGAGAGGGGAAAAAAAACACCACCGCCCAAAATAAATTCGAATCCCAAGCCGCGGTGGGGCAGACAAGGCAAGGCCTACCTGGCTCCTAAACCCTAGCTGCtgggactgctgctgctgctccggcCGCGGCGACGTCGCCGGAGAACTCCGCGAGCTGCCGGAGGGGCCCCCGCTGGGCTGCATGGTGGCAGGCCCGGGGGTCCCGAGAGGGGCCGGAGGCTTCTAGATCTTGCCGATTCGGGGTTCCTCCATGCGTCCGCGGCAGATCTAGGTCTGGATCGGCCCCGCGGATCGCCGGAGATGGCCGCCGGAGACGGGTTGCGGGGCTCCGGAGGAGGTGGTCAAGCCCTAATCCGGGTTTGAGAATGGagattttctcaaaattctgCCGACCCGCCTGGAGGAGAGAGCGCCGAGTGACGAGATCGTAAATTACCAAGAGAGGCTGGGTCTTCAAGTTAAAATTGGGGAGAGGGGCATTTGCATGAAACCCCTTGATAATTTGTAGATTTACATTAAGTTGAAGCAATCCTGATCTTCTCTAGTTCCGACAACTAAGTAGCGCTTAGTATCTCTCTACATGCCGATACGCATGTACTCATACAGCGAGTTACCTTTAAATACTATCTATAACCTATTATCTCTAAAAtttatttacaacctacctcatATATAGAGGAAGACTGTATATGCATAGTACctttattatattattttttgtcaTCGCTTCGTATAAGAAGATAATCCGAATGTACTATGGTTGAAATGTAAAGGTTTATAATCTTATCCTAATATATCTAAACTAACAATATAGTATTAAACCCACTCCAACATACTACTTGAGCCACACAAATCAAAATCAGAAATATCAATAAACCAGGTATTACATAAATTCGTAATTGCAGAGGAGTATTCGATAGAACTCCTGTTACCACTTCGATTGGAAATAGGGATCCGTAAGAAATTGTAATTTGTTATCTATTTGTTCcactgtttgtttgtttcatatTAAACCTCTTAGATAACTTGTAAATTTATATTATGGTGCAATATTCATTGTTAGGGGTTTTCTTTTTCAACTTCCTcgtgtttgtttgattcagggcACGCTTCAATTCGTTTGCAGAAATAAACAGACTTAGCTTTCTTGTTTTACTGTCAATTTCCTGATTTGACACTTCAATTCTGTTAGCGTTTGCTTCCGCTGCAAACAGATAGGTCGCAGTTGTAACCGTCTCTTCAAGCTCATGCAGTCCAGTGCATTAACTGCAGGCTGGCACAGAAACACTGGTAACTACTGCAGATTGGGAGATGAAGTTTGCATGAACGACAAGTAAGTACTGACAACGAGCAAGGGAATGTCTCTGATCCTGAAGCTGTTTGTTGCATTCAATTGGAATTCAGACTTTCCAGATGATCCACAGACCGACTGAAAGCTGCTCATCTGACCTCCCCAAAAAAATTCTCAACTTTTCGACGCCTGTCACTATTCTGTAAACACTTGTTATATCTTCATCTAAATTATGGAGTACTTCTttttggggggtgggggggacGGAAGACTCATCTAATTTCTGATCTGAAAGGCAATTGGAAAGGGAAAATAGCTCAACGAATGTGTCCTCACATATCACAGGAGAAAGGTTACAGCTGAATCACTCACTACTGTAGTATCTCCACTTGTTCACAACTTAACATATCAACATGTACATGCCAAAGGATTAAACTTGCCCTGCAGAAGCAACGGGGGAACGTCCGCAAAATCAGACGCCCCTTCCTCCCTCGCTCGCAATCTCCGACGTTGCTACTTCCGGAGAAGAAGAGCGGGACGTCGTCGTGTTGCCGGCACCAGCAGCAATCCACTCATCCTGAAGCCGTCATGGATCCTCAGCACCAGGCTAACGCGAGCTACATTGCCATCAGAAGCTATCTCCCATGCCATGATCTGCACCTCCATTTTATAGAGAGGCTGGGCTGGAGCTGAGATTTGGGGATGGTGGTGCATCGATCTGCTCTGCCGCGGCATCTTCCATGGATATGCTCGTCAGGAAATGCTTCACAGTTCACTCCACCTTCCTCCGGCAGCTGCCTTTCTCTGGGGCTACTGGTTAGTGCTCCTCCTTTGGGCCAAAGATATTGGTtcctcttttgttttgttttctttctgtGTATGGATTTATCTTTTTGCTTGCTTGGGGATTATTTATTCTTCGGTTTGTGCCTGGAAATTAATTCTGCTCCTGTAGTTGAGGGGTGCAGTGTCGCCTGTTGGCGAATTGCGATATTGCTTATCGGAAATAAGATATATGTTAGGACATTCAGACTACAGAAACCGTTGCATGTGCCATATGCACAGTTGGCCTCGTCCTAATTTGTCCACTTCAACTAAAATAACTGTGCTCGAATTAAAGTAGGTGTGTCAAGTTCTGAATTAACCTTACTCTGTGCTTGGATAAAGCATCATCTGAGAATGTTCCATGCCACTCTCTTCCAACCGAAAACACGGCAGTTTTCACTCAAGCTCATCTCCCACTGGAGTGCAGAGAGCAGTGGAAGTACAGAACGGCAGCTGCAGTTTACTGACAAAGCAGCAGCACGAAACATGTGACTGGAGTAGGTAACATGAGTCCATGGATGTTCTAATATAACATACAAGTTGCAACTACTTCAACACAGTCAAGTGATGAGTTAGCCTAGAGCATATACTTTTGAGACGCCCGGAAACTGACAGATGATACTGTGTGTGTAGCATCAGGCGGCCTCTGAGGGCAGCAGTGGCTGCTTCAGGCAAGAAGCAGCTGCCGCTGGCTCATCAcaaatggcggcggcggcggcggcggcttctttAGCAGCAAGCGTCCTCTCCTCGCTCTTGCCCCCACAGCACCAGGTAGGTACAGCCCAGCGATGATGAGCACTGCACTGAAGCTACTGCAAAACCAAAAACAAATcaactcttcttttttttccttttatctgCAGCACGCCATATATAGATGCAAGTAGCTAGCACGGACGGACATGCCCTCCAAGGTAGAAGCGCTCGCCGAGGAGGAGGGACGCCCTGACGGCGACGAGGAGCGTCTGCACTGGCTGGTACACGGGGCAGGCTGCTGGAGGTTGGTGGCCACCGCGGGGCCGGCGGGGGACGAAAATGGCAGGGCCCTTGAAGAGCGTGATGACGGAGGCGCCGGCGACGCAGAGCAAGTTGCCAAGAGGATTTCAGAAAGTATCGGATCAAACTTTGTATACATGAGATGCTTTACAAGAGCAGATGAGGCCTTGAACATTGTCCCCTTCGCGTATTTGATTCTTCATTAACAGCATACATGAGTGGACATGTAATTACACTGTAGTGACAACGTTACTATCATGACTAAATTCAGCAGACACCGTGGAACAAGAGGGTAAAACGAAAACAACAAGCTTCAGACACTCCTTGAAACGACACCTCAGGCTACCTAGCAAGCAATTCTCCATTCATGTAAATCACATCACAGCCTTAAAAATCGTTGATTCGGGAAGCGATTCCGTCAGTTTTCCTTGAGTGAATCTCCTCAGCATCTCCAGGGAAGCTTTAGGTTGGTCCATTGGAACCATGTGACCAGCATTGTGAACCTGCATTCGCATAGAGTTCCTTGTGAGATTGTTTAGTCTTGACATATACCTAAACCTGCTTTTCTTCATTGCTGATCCATAGGCGAGAAAGGATTCTAAAGCACATTTGTAGACAGCCAGGCTGAGTGGTCCTTTTATGTCAGTATGTAGTTATGACAAGACTTTACTAGGTTATCAAGGCACATTTGTCAGGTAAACCTACATTCTTAGTGCCACCGGTCTTAATTTTGTACCAAGTTTGACACATGAAACATCTCCTTTGTTGGAACGAATGTAGTAGTAGACAACAAGGCAAAGTGAAAAGAGCTTTTGTTCACAACCTTGAGGAAGCTGAGTGGTCCGTGGCTCTTCAAAACTCCAGCTTCGGTACCGTCTACTACAAACAATGACTCATGAGAGGATACAAAATCTTTCTGGCCAGACCATTCCATCGAGTGTACCCACCTCGAGTTTCCTGCTCAAACACAAACAATTTCAAGTTTTAATATTTGATATCTTAATTGCAAACCGTAAAGCTAACAATAGATGGTACATTAAGTAGGATACATGTTAGATTAACATTGttaaagccccccccccccccccatagcTGAATGTTGCAGCTTGCAGTTAAATTGCCATGCCTTAATATTTTTTTGTACCTTTTCCAAAGGCAAGATGTACATCCAAAATGTTAGCATGTCTTTTCTGTCTCAGAATAACAAGATAAAAATACTACATTGCTGTCCCCCCTAGTACTTCAGAAAGGACTACTCAGCATAAAAAATTGACaagtgaacttttttttttttttgcaaatcgACAAGTGTGAAACCAATTTGGTATCATCTGTTTCCATTATTTTGAAAACTGCACAACTAAGCATTCTAGATGGCCCATACTTATCTGCAATAGTAATAATTTCACATAGTAGTATTTGGTGACTACATCCTCTCCTTTCAGATCTTTATTTCTTCTTATGAATATGACAATATAGAAATCAAACATAAACAGGTAGATAGAAAAATAGTTGACAACTCGATGCACTGAGTGGGGATGAGTGCAGAGTGGGAAAAGTCAGTGATGTAGCTGGCATATTATGCCAAAATGTTGAGTGATTTAAAGGGTAATTACCAAACCCACTGGATGTCAGTGCTACTGTATGAACTTGAATTTACTGCTAGTAATAGGAGTCATGCCATTCCACATTAATTAAATTGGAACATCAGCCAAAATTACAAAGTTAGAATATTGTTGACAAAAGATTGATCTCCGTGCAGCTACTTCCACGGACAAGACATTTCCATAGTTATGATGAAACAAAAGACGGAAGgctgcaaataaataaataatcggTAAAAATACTACATTGTTGTTGCCCCTAGTACTTCAGAAAGGACTACTCAGCATAAAAAAATGACTagtgaactttttttttttggaaaatcgACAATTATTTTGAAAATTGACAAGTGAAACCAATTTGGTGTCATCGGTTTCCATTATTTTGAAAACTGCACAACTAAGCATTCTAGATGGTCCATACTTATCTGCTATAGTAATAATTTCACATAGTAATATTTGGTGACTACATCCTCTCCTTTCAGATCTTTATTTCTTCTTATGAATATGACAATATAGAAATCAAACATAAACAGGTAGATAGAAAAATAGTTGACAGCTCGATGCACTGAGTGGGGATGAGTGCAGAGTGGGAAAAGTCAGTGATGTAGCTGGCATATTATGCCAAAATGTTGAGTGATTTAAAGGGTAATTACCAAACCCACTGGATGTCAGTGCTACTGTATGAAATTGAATTTACTGCTAGTAATAGGAGTCATGCCATTCCACATTAATTTAATTGGAACATGAGCCAAAATTACAAAGTTAGAGGATTGTTGACCAAAGATTGATCTACGTGCAGCTACTTCCACGGACAGGACATTTCCATAGTTATGATGAAACAAAAGATGGAAGgctgcaaaataaataaataatcggTAAATAAATTATAGAGCCTATGATATCCTTACCAAGCCAATTGCATATAAGGTCATACTCCCCAGCATATATAAGCACATTAATCCCATCCTCAAGAAGAGCTGGGATGCCAACTTCCAAATTCCTCATCCAATCTGTGAGCATTGCTTGATAAACTGCAGTGCTGCACGAGACAAATTCAATGTCACCAACTCCAAGTGCCTCTTTGACCGCTTTATCACCAAAGAACTTCTCCAAGTTTGAGAAGTCATAGCAAAGTTTCCCTTCACACTCCTTCCTAATGTCATAGTACTGTAAAGAGGCCATTAAAATGTAATGCATTTCCACCTCAGTCAACTGCaaaagttggttaagttaaCAGGGCATTGTTTACTTACATTCTTTGTCCCAGCAAGTCTCATGATAGAGCTGAAAATAGAATTGCAGACCATATATGCTGCCATGCAAGATGCTTTCCCATTGGTACCTGAAACATAAGCAGGGGGTTATTGCGGATTCTTTTTTATACAAAGTAAACCTCAGGATGTGTTATTCAAAACTTCAAGTAAGAAGTACTTATAAATGAGTACCCTAACTGGGTTCATTCAACCTCCTCCGCTAACACAGATCATTCATGAAGGTCACCATATTATTAAATATTAGTTTTTCAGGTAACAGAAAGATAATGCACATGTTTTGTGATGATGATTTCTAGAAAAGATAGTATTGTGCTTAAAGGCTTCTATATAGTACTGAGTACTGACCACACATCTTTATTGCAAATTCGCATGGTGGGATGAAATTGTTGATCCTTTCATAGTCAGATTTCTGGATAAGGTTCATTTCCAATGCATAGTCTGTGTAGGCTTTGTATTGGATTCCTGGATCCGTGAGACCATTACCGATTGCAAAACCCtagaagaaaaatagtgaaGAGCTGTACATGTTAACAAAAAGGGAACTGAGAATGAAAGAAAGGTTGTAAAGCTGACGCGGAGAGGGTAATGATCACACCTTTAAGTTTATGTGAATGCCCTCGTTAGCTTTGTTTCCTTGGTGAACTCTGCTTGCAAATGCTGGAATGTAGTGCCCAGCATAAGATTCTCCAGTTATATAGAAGTTATTCTTTGAAAATTCTGGGTGCTTCTTAAAGAACACCTAAAATGGCAGTTCAGATCAATAAATTAGCACACATGACTATTCTGTTTTACTAAGTCAACAACTCAACACAATAAGCCCTATACCTAAACCCAATATACAACTCTGCTACAGAAATCCTTCTATTCCATTTGGTGggaattgagatctaatttttCGATCACAATAGAACAGGTGACCGAGTGATCTTTTACTACCTCTAATGAAGCTATCCAATCAAATTTGATATATATTCTTTTAAACTTTTACACAAACACGCTCCCAATTCCAAATTTAACTGTTTATATGGTAGAGGGGAATCCAATTTGTAAACAAGAGCATCTTATCAGGACCTCCTACAAAATCCAAGCAGAAAAATACCTAAATTACAAGGACAGCTATAAATTCATACAATCAATAGCAATAATATTGATCTCCAAGAACTCTCTCAGTCTTGCTAGTATCTAAGGCACCAATCCACACAATCGACAGGTTGAAGAGGCCAAGAAATTAGGCATACATATGAGCCTGCACTGTTTGTGCCTTAGAAATTATAACTGTGTATGAGCATTACTTTCTGAAGCTATTAAGACGGACTCCCAGCTGTATTTTAATAATGGAAAATGCTAGATAACATAGGTCATTGCTGACACCAGTCTCATCATAAAGGTATTGATTTTCTTACGTTATAAAACATTTTAGTCTCCAAATCTGTACTCTACTACTCTTCATGAATGAATTGACCATACATCTATAGTGTAATCACACATCATGTGGACTCGATGAAATAAAAGAAGGAAAGTACATCAGCTAGGAGGAATTGATACAAAAGTAGTACCTGGAGAAAGTCA
Coding sequences:
- the LOC133918208 gene encoding serine carboxypeptidase 3, which translates into the protein MATSRRLLLLACLVAAASAGEDGLRLPRDASFPAAQAERLIRALNLLPKEAGRPSGAGGRVAPGELLERRVRLPGLPDGVGDLGHHAGYFRLPHTHDARMFYFFFESRGKKDDPVVIWLTGGPGCSSELAVFYENGPFTIANNMSLVWNRFGWDTISNIIFVDQPTGTGFSYSSDDRDTRHDETGVSNDLYDFLQVFFKKHPEFSKNNFYITGESYAGHYIPAFASRVHQGNKANEGIHINLKGFAIGNGLTDPGIQYKAYTDYALEMNLIQKSDYERINNFIPPCEFAIKMCGTNGKASCMAAYMVCNSIFSSIMRLAGTKNYYDIRKECEGKLCYDFSNLEKFFGDKAVKEALGVGDIEFVSCSTAVYQAMLTDWMRNLEVGIPALLEDGINVLIYAGEYDLICNWLGNSRWVHSMEWSGQKDFVSSHESLFVVDGTEAGVLKSHGPLSFLKVHNAGHMVPMDQPKASLEMLRRFTQGKLTESLPESTIFKAVM